TCCATAAGTGTAGATACAAGGAAACTATCTTTAGCCACATATAAAGGTGCTGAGTTCCCAGTAACTTCAAGTTCCATTTTTCCAGCAGTTTTTTCCTTTAAAGTTTCAATAACTTTAGTATTAGGGACAAGAACTGGACATCTCATATCTATACATAATTCTAATTTTCCATTTTCAAGTGCCATCTTTCCAAGATTAAGAGTAAGACTTCCACTTTCCTCATCTTTAAAGTCTATTCCAAAAGAAGCTCCATTATTCTCCATCTTAATATATTCTCTAAAAAATTCTACTAATGAACTTAACTCCTCATTTTTAATATTCACAGTTCCCAAAAATGCAAATAGTGCACTGATAGAATTATATCCTTCTGTTGGTCTAGCTGCATGAGAAGATTTTCCTAAAGAAGTAATATAGTATTTTCCATCCTTTACTTCAATTTCTATCTTGTATTCTTTTCCTTCATTGAAAGAAGTAGCTTTCTCTGCAAGCTCATCTCCATATCCTATTGGAAGAACTGCTTCTGCTTTATCTGGAACAGAATTATATGCATTTCCTCCCTTTACAATTACATCATTTAAAGTTTTATAATTATTTGAAAGTTTTACACGAACTATACCTTTTTCAGCAAATGTCACTGGAAAACTTGAATCAGGAGTAAATGCCAGTGTAGGTTGTGGCTTTTTTAATGTATTAAAATAATGCTCCATGCAAAGACTTCCAGTTTCTTCATTAGCTCCTATTATCATTCTAATTTTTCTGCTTAATTTAACTCCAGAATCCTTTATTGCCTTCATAGCATAAAGACAAGCCATAGAAGGACCTTTGTCATCTAAAGTACCTCTTCCAAAGATTTTTCCATCTGCTATAGTTGCACTATATGGAGGGTAAATCCATCCATCACCTTCAGGTACTACATCTACATGTCCTAATATTCCAACTGTTTCATCGCCTTCACCAAATTCTATAGTACCAGCATAATTATCAAAATTTTCAACTTTAAATCCTAATTCTTTTCCTAATTTTAAGAAGTATTGCAAAGCTTCTGCTGGTCCATCTCCAAAAGGTTTTCCTTCTTTTGCAGGTTCCTGAACACTTTTTATTTGTACAGCACACTGTATTCCTTTTATAACTTCATCTTTATAATCCAACACTTTTTTTTGTAAATCCATTTAATATCCTCCATTTTTCTTTTTTAAAAAACTTGTACTCCTGTTTCTGATTGTAGCTTTCTATATTTTTTGTAGAAAAATCTTAGGTATTCATATTCAAATGGTGATCCGCTTTCATAATATCTAAATTTTGTATTTTTTCTTTTATCCACTGCATTAACTGCAAATACTTCTGGACTGTCTATATCAAATAAATCCGCTGCTTCATAAGGATCTAATGCTCCAAGAGCTAAAGTATTTACCCCTGTTCCCACTGCGTCTCTTAAATTACTTGGCCCTAAAAAAGGCAAAATTAAATATGGTCCCTCTCCTACTCCATAATGTGCTAAGGTTAGTCCAAAATCTTCATATGGTTTTGGCATTCCTAAAGAGGAAGCTGTATCAAATACTCCTCCTGCTCCCAATGTAGTATTAATTGAAAACCTTCCTATTGCTCTCATTGCCTTTTTTATTTTAAATTGCAACAAAGAATTTCCAGTTATAGTAATATTTTGTGTATTTCTAAAAAAATTCTTCACTCCTTTTTGTACGAAAGTAGGTGTTATAAGATTATAAGCATCTACCACTGGTAAAAATATATATTTATCAAAAGTATAGTTAAAATAATATATTCTTCTGTTTAATGGTTCCCATGGATCATATACACCAAAATATTCTGCTATCTCACTCTCTTCACTTTTAATTTCTGCTTTTTCATTTGTATTAGAAATTGAAAATGTAAAAACTAAAAATATCATAAGGAGTATAATAAATTTTCTATTAGTTCTCATAATCAAGTACTCCCTCCTTTAGAAATTTAAGCATTATATCCACATTAGTTTTATAATACATATTTCCGCAATGACCTCCATAAGGATATATTATCAATCTTTCATTAAAAGTATTTTCTAAAAATTTGAAATCTTCTTCTCTCAGTATAATTTCATCTCTATTTGTTACTACTGCTATTTTATCTGTATTTTTTAAATAATCCTCTATCTGCTGGAGTTTAGTATGCTGTAAAAGTTCTTCAAGGCTTACCCCTCCACCCATTTTTTCATCAAAATATGGATAAGCAATCTTATACATATAATCTTCAAAACCAGCAAAATTTATTTTTTCAAAATATGGAAACATATTTGTAAATTTTCCAACTGGTTTATCTACATAAACTTTTCTGTCATTTATTAAATCAGTTACATAATTAATATCAATGGCCATTAATCTAAATACTATACCTATTAATTCTCCCATTTCTTCATCTGACATTTGATCTTTTGCAAACATACTATAAATGAGTTCTTCTGTTATTTCTGTATAACCATCTTTTAAGGAATTTGAAAGTTTATTAAAAACTTTATTAATAAGTTTCTCTAAATTTTCAACTTTTCCTTCTGTGGGTAAATCTAAAACTTTATCAAGTCTTACTGCTGACTCATAAATGTCTACTGCTGGATTAATCATAAATACTCTTTTAAAGTTAAATGCTTTTTCGCTTTCATCAATATAAGAAACTACTGCTGATTCAGTAGCACCTAAACTATATCCAACAACATAAAAATCAGAGACTTCTATTTTATCTTTGACTATTTTATATGCTTCTTTCATGACATTATAAATATCTTTTCCATCATCCATTATCATTCCTGGCATCCTATTGCTAGATGCATTAATAATAAAATTTGGATGCATTGGTGACGTAATTGATATTACACTATATCCAGCATCATAAAATATTCTTTGAAATAATACCATTCTTGCTGCATGATAATCTGATCCTGTTCCTGCTAAAAGAAATATCAATGGTGCTTTTTCTTTTTGTGAAACTAGAGAAAACTCAAATTTGCTATTATACCATAAATTCTCTGGCACCTCTCTACTGCCAGGAAGCTTAATTTTGTATACTTTAGTTGGAACAGATTCACTTACTCCATCCTTCATTAAAGTAGAACTTCCTAGTATAGTTGCCATATATGGATTTTGAAAAGGATACTCATATTTCCCATAAGAAACAGAAAATATAAGAATCATTAATACTCCTATTATCTTTTTCATCTTTCTCCTCCAAACAACTTCATAATAGATATTCTACTTCAATTATCATTTTTTTTCAATACTAACTATTTTTGGGTAGTAATAAATTTTATATCCATCTTCTTTAATCTTAGTTATTACTACATTTCTACACATTTATCATTGTATTGTTATTTCTAATTCCACATTATAAGTTTTATAGTGATAATCTCTTTTATTTCCATTTTTAAAATAATAACCAATCATATCTTTATATCCATATAATAGATTTTAATTTTCGAATTTTCAACATTTTTAATATAAAAATATTATATTTTTTACTATTATAGAAAATAAAAAAAGTGGAAATACTGATTTTCAAGATCCCCACTCTTATATTTAAATTAATTTCAGAATTATTGATTTACTTTTTCAGATAACCCTTTTCCAGCTTTGAATTTTACTACTTTCTTAGCTTCAACTTTCATTTCTTCACCAGTTTGTGGATTTCTGCAAGTTCTAGCAGCTCTATCAGCAACTTCAAATTTTCCAAATCCTAGAAAAGTAATGTCTTCTCCACCTACTAATCCATCTTCAATAACTGCTAAAAAAGCTGCAGCTTTTTTTTCAGCATCAATTTTAGTTGCAAATTCTCCCTTTTCAAAATATAAATCAATAAACTCTTTTTTAGTCATCACTATTCCTCCTTAATTTTTTAGCTATATTCTTTATACCATAACTTTTAAAAATTTACAAATCATTTTATATTTTTTTACTCATTTACTCTATTTTTAGTTATTTTATAGATAGAATACAGCATTAATACTGCACTCAACATTTGAACTATTGATAAAACATTTCCATTGAATATATAATCAAATAATATGCTTGATACAGGAAAACAGAGTTCGCACATTGTTGCTACATTTGCTTTAATATACCTAAGTCCTTTATAATATAAAAGTATTGCTCCACTTCCACTTGTAAGACCTATTATAATAAATATTATCCATTGAAGTGGAGTTGTATGTCTTATATAACGAAGACTTCCACTAAAAGAAGCTATAAACAGCATTATAAAAGTTGTTAACCCATATCTAAGATATAATGCTGTTCTGAAAGAAGCATTTTTTAAAATTCTTTTTCCAAACACAGTAGCACTCCCAAAAGAAAATGCTGCTAAAAGTGCATAAAAACAAGCTAATAGCATATTTCCATTATATACCATCTGCGGCATATTAAATTGGAAGGTGAGGAGATATCCTCCAATAAGGGCCATTACTGCCCAAAATAAAAATCCTTTCCCTTCCCGCTCTTTTAATATTACCCTTGCTAAGAGAATAGCAAATACAGGCTGTAATTTTTGTAAAAGCGTAACTACTGTAAGATGATGAAAATTTACTAAAAATAATGCTTTTACAATTGAAAGTGTTCCTAGACTTCCTCCAAATAATGCTACTAAAAAGAAAAATATCAAATCTTTCTTATCCAATTTTTTTATATTTTTTATTTCATCTTTTCCAAATATCAAAGTCATTCCTATAAAGGGAAGAAGATGTACCATAAAAACCACATAAGGAACACTAAGTTTAAATAATCTTGGTGTCAGCACTATGGAATCAAAACCCCAAAGTGTAGCTGCTAGACATACCAGCATAGCACCCATGGTTTTATTTTTTTCATTCAACATTTTTCCTCCTAAAATAACGATATCTGATTTGTTTCACTCAAAGAATCTACTGCATTTATTGATTTAAGTTTTTCTATTATTGTTTGTGATATCTTTGTTCTTCTCTTAAGATCTTCATATGATAAAAATTTACTTCCATCTCTTTCTTTTATTAAATTTTCTATTACTGCTCCACCTAGTCCATTAAGGGCTATGAGAGGTATTCTTATTTTTCCATCCTCTATTGTAAATTTAAACCCTGCAGATGTATATACATCTATTGGAAGAAATTCATACCCTCTGGCATACATTTCTACTATAATTTCACATATCGCCATCTCAGCTTTTTTCTTTACATCAAGTTTAGGTTCTTTACTCAATACTGCTAAGTGCTCTTTTGCTGTTTTAGGATCACTCATTATCTCGTAGTCAAAGTCTTCTGCCTTTCTTGATAAATATGCTGCATAAAAAGCTAAAGGATAGTGTACTTTAAAATAAGCTATTCTCATGGCCATCATAACATAAGCAACCGCATGTCCCTTAGGAAACATATATTTTATTCTTCTGCAAGATTCTATATACCATTCAGCAACATCATGTTCTTTCATTTCATTTGAGAATTTTTCCCATCCTTCTGTGTCTTTTGAAGGTCTTCCTTTTCTTACAAACTCCATTATTTTAAATGCTGTCCCTTTTTCAAGTCCCTGATCAATAAGATAGTTCATTATGTCATCACGCACTGTTATTACTTGAGATAGAGTTGCTTTTTTCTGTCTTATAAACTCCTGAGCATTGTTCAGCCAAACATCCGTACCATGTGATAACCCTGATATTCTTACAAGCTCAGCAAAAGTTTTTGGCATAGTATCTATAAGCATTTGTCTTACAAATGGTGTTCCAAATTCTGGTACTCCAAAAGTTCCAACCACTGAGTTTATATCTTCTGGAGTAATTCCTAATGATTCAGTTCCAGAAAATATTTTTAATGTTTCTGAATCAGCAATGGGAATAGTATAAATATCTACTCCTGTATATTCCTGAAGCATCTTTATGGTAGTGGGATCATCATGTCCAAGTATATCTAATTTTACTAACTGTTCATCCATTACATGATAATCAAAATGTGTTGTAATAGAATCATTCTTTTCATCATTTGCAGGTTTCTGTACAGGGCAAAATTCATAAATAGAATGATCTCTTGGAACTACAACCATTCCTCCAGGATGCTGTCCTGTAGTTTTCTTAGCTCCTTCACATTTTTTGGCAAGCCTGATTATTTCAGCTCTGTTCCCTTTCATCTCATGTTCTTCAAAATATTTCCTTACGTAACCTTCAGCATTTTTTTCTGCCAGTGTAGATATAGTTCCAGCTTTAAATACATTTTCTTTACCAAAAAGCTGTTCACAATATCTATGTATCTCTGATTGATATTCTCCTGAGAAGTTAAGATCAATATCTGGTACCTTTTCTCCATTAAATCCCATAAATACCTCAAATGGTATTGAATATCCATCTCTTTTATAAGGCTGTCCACACTTTGGACATACCTTTTCTGGAAGGTCAATCCCTACTCCTTCTCTTTCTATAAATTCAGCATTTTTACATTCTGGATTTGTACATATATAATGTGGGTAAAGAGCATTAACTTCTGTGATATCCATCATATAGGCAACTAAAGAAGAACCTACTGATCCTCTGGAACCAACTAGATATCCATTATCTAGAGATTTTTTAACAAGTTTTTGAGCTGAAAGATAAAGTACTGAAAAGCCATTCCCTATGATAGCTCCCAACTCTCTTTCTAATCTTGCTTTTACTATTTCTGGAAGAGGATTTCCATATATTCTATATGCCTTTTCATATGTCATCTCTTTTACTATATTTTCAGCATTATCTATTTTAGGAGGATAAAATCCATCTGGTACTGGTTTTATAACTTCTATCATATCTGCTATGGCATTAGTTCCTGATATTACTATTTCCTTTGCAATATCTTTACCCATGTAGTCAAATTCATCCAAAAGTTCCTCTGTTGTTCTAAAATAAAATTTATTATCTGTCTTATATTGGTTCTCTCTATATACACTTCCACTTCCATAAAGAAGAATACTTCTTATTTTACTATCAGTTTCATTTATATAGTGTACATTAGAACTCGCTGTTACTAATTTCTTTCTCTCTTTACCTAGATTGTAAAAATATTTATTCATATCTTCAATCATTGAAAAAGATGAAATGGTTCCAGTTCCATCATCTTCATATAACTCTGAATATGCCCCTTTTGGAAGAAGTTCTATATAATCATAAAAATCTATATTTTTTTCTATTTTTTCATAATCATATCTCATATAATAATTAGATAATTCTCCATCATTCATAAAATGTGAAGAAAGAGAACTTCCTATAATCAGCCCTTCTCTATACTTTTCTACATGAGACTTTAATACTCTTGGTTTTTTATTTCCATAATACTCAACATGAGCTTCTGAAACCAATCTATACATATTCTGAAGTCCTTGAAGATTTTTTACTAATACTGTTATATTAGATGTCTCCTGTTTTTTTACATTTATTGGAAGTGCCCCTGTTATTTCACCAAGATTAATTATTCCCATTTCCATATATTTTTCGATGAAAATAATAAACATATTAGCTGTTGCCTGTGAGTCATCTACAGCTCTATGGTGATTATCCAGTGATAATCCTAATACTTTATTCAGATTTTTTAATCCATATGCTTTAAGATCAGGATATAAATCTCTTGCCATTTGTAATGTATCTATTACTGCTGGTTTATAGTCATATCCCATAATTTTTTTAACATCTCTTCTTATAAATCCCATATCAAATGGAGCATTATGTGCTACCATTGTAGAATCTCCTACAAATTCCATAAATTTAGGAAGTACTTCTTCTATTGTAGGCATATTATCAACCATATCTTGAGATATATTTGTAAGTTCTTGTATCTTTTTAGGAATAATTTTTTTAGGATTAACTAGTTGTGAATATCTTTCCACTATTCTT
The Fusobacterium sp. DNA segment above includes these coding regions:
- a CDS encoding DMT family transporter; this encodes MLNEKNKTMGAMLVCLAATLWGFDSIVLTPRLFKLSVPYVVFMVHLLPFIGMTLIFGKDEIKNIKKLDKKDLIFFFLVALFGGSLGTLSIVKALFLVNFHHLTVVTLLQKLQPVFAILLARVILKEREGKGFLFWAVMALIGGYLLTFQFNMPQMVYNGNMLLACFYALLAAFSFGSATVFGKRILKNASFRTALYLRYGLTTFIMLFIASFSGSLRYIRHTTPLQWIIFIIIGLTSGSGAILLYYKGLRYIKANVATMCELCFPVSSILFDYIFNGNVLSIVQMLSAVLMLYSIYKITKNRVNE
- a CDS encoding HU family DNA-binding protein: MTKKEFIDLYFEKGEFATKIDAEKKAAAFLAVIEDGLVGGEDITFLGFGKFEVADRAARTCRNPQTGEEMKVEAKKVVKFKAGKGLSEKVNQ
- a CDS encoding serine/threonine protein kinase, yielding MKKIIGVLMILIFSVSYGKYEYPFQNPYMATILGSSTLMKDGVSESVPTKVYKIKLPGSREVPENLWYNSKFEFSLVSQKEKAPLIFLLAGTGSDYHAARMVLFQRIFYDAGYSVISITSPMHPNFIINASSNRMPGMIMDDGKDIYNVMKEAYKIVKDKIEVSDFYVVGYSLGATESAVVSYIDESEKAFNFKRVFMINPAVDIYESAVRLDKVLDLPTEGKVENLEKLINKVFNKLSNSLKDGYTEITEELIYSMFAKDQMSDEEMGELIGIVFRLMAIDINYVTDLINDRKVYVDKPVGKFTNMFPYFEKINFAGFEDYMYKIAYPYFDEKMGGGVSLEELLQHTKLQQIEDYLKNTDKIAVVTNRDEIILREEDFKFLENTFNERLIIYPYGGHCGNMYYKTNVDIMLKFLKEGVLDYEN
- a CDS encoding VacJ family lipoprotein, with amino-acid sequence MRTNRKFIILLMIFLVFTFSISNTNEKAEIKSEESEIAEYFGVYDPWEPLNRRIYYFNYTFDKYIFLPVVDAYNLITPTFVQKGVKNFFRNTQNITITGNSLLQFKIKKAMRAIGRFSINTTLGAGGVFDTASSLGMPKPYEDFGLTLAHYGVGEGPYLILPFLGPSNLRDAVGTGVNTLALGALDPYEAADLFDIDSPEVFAVNAVDKRKNTKFRYYESGSPFEYEYLRFFYKKYRKLQSETGVQVF
- the pepV gene encoding dipeptidase PepV → MDLQKKVLDYKDEVIKGIQCAVQIKSVQEPAKEGKPFGDGPAEALQYFLKLGKELGFKVENFDNYAGTIEFGEGDETVGILGHVDVVPEGDGWIYPPYSATIADGKIFGRGTLDDKGPSMACLYAMKAIKDSGVKLSRKIRMIIGANEETGSLCMEHYFNTLKKPQPTLAFTPDSSFPVTFAEKGIVRVKLSNNYKTLNDVIVKGGNAYNSVPDKAEAVLPIGYGDELAEKATSFNEGKEYKIEIEVKDGKYYITSLGKSSHAARPTEGYNSISALFAFLGTVNIKNEELSSLVEFFREYIKMENNGASFGIDFKDEESGSLTLNLGKMALENGKLELCIDMRCPVLVPNTKVIETLKEKTAGKMELEVTGNSAPLYVAKDSFLVSTLMDIYKEITGDINAQPVAIGGGTYAREVANGVAFGALLSSQENNMHQKNEYLEIDKIDTWLKIYVEAIYRLAK
- a CDS encoding PolC-type DNA polymerase III — protein: MNRNEIRIKPQDSIFRQMGINSVDIKEIVFSERNKKMKFMCSVPCVKDLCELDIIYENIKKNFGKELEVDFRVEYTEKEMMKEELIIIVERAIIRLKARNAISKSFLYFYRIKIEKEAVNIELNEKTAIEILINSEIDDKLEEILENYGIYNFKVKFILGDFSKELTEVEKQKQKEIITLSAKIDSDNSKAAASKPQKSNEVFVKQGFSKQSYTSNKTKEIKGNSISIEEFGELYEDEICIVEGEIFSLESRDVKNDKVLMTIRITDERSSLTTKVFLDKNKKLEVFVGDFIKVSGKKQVDKFSDNEEIIMINSINKLDKVKTQKIDNAPEKMVELHTHSKMSEMVGVEDISDLIKQAIAYGHKAMAITDYAVVHSFPFAYKAAKGKDFKAILGCEMYMVNDTAEMIRSSKNIPIEEESFVVFDLETMGLNSHEHEIIEIGAVKLQGTRIVERYSQLVNPKKIIPKKIQELTNISQDMVDNMPTIEEVLPKFMEFVGDSTMVAHNAPFDMGFIRRDVKKIMGYDYKPAVIDTLQMARDLYPDLKAYGLKNLNKVLGLSLDNHHRAVDDSQATANMFIIFIEKYMEMGIINLGEITGALPINVKKQETSNITVLVKNLQGLQNMYRLVSEAHVEYYGNKKPRVLKSHVEKYREGLIIGSSLSSHFMNDGELSNYYMRYDYEKIEKNIDFYDYIELLPKGAYSELYEDDGTGTISSFSMIEDMNKYFYNLGKERKKLVTASSNVHYINETDSKIRSILLYGSGSVYRENQYKTDNKFYFRTTEELLDEFDYMGKDIAKEIVISGTNAIADMIEVIKPVPDGFYPPKIDNAENIVKEMTYEKAYRIYGNPLPEIVKARLERELGAIIGNGFSVLYLSAQKLVKKSLDNGYLVGSRGSVGSSLVAYMMDITEVNALYPHYICTNPECKNAEFIEREGVGIDLPEKVCPKCGQPYKRDGYSIPFEVFMGFNGEKVPDIDLNFSGEYQSEIHRYCEQLFGKENVFKAGTISTLAEKNAEGYVRKYFEEHEMKGNRAEIIRLAKKCEGAKKTTGQHPGGMVVVPRDHSIYEFCPVQKPANDEKNDSITTHFDYHVMDEQLVKLDILGHDDPTTIKMLQEYTGVDIYTIPIADSETLKIFSGTESLGITPEDINSVVGTFGVPEFGTPFVRQMLIDTMPKTFAELVRISGLSHGTDVWLNNAQEFIRQKKATLSQVITVRDDIMNYLIDQGLEKGTAFKIMEFVRKGRPSKDTEGWEKFSNEMKEHDVAEWYIESCRRIKYMFPKGHAVAYVMMAMRIAYFKVHYPLAFYAAYLSRKAEDFDYEIMSDPKTAKEHLAVLSKEPKLDVKKKAEMAICEIIVEMYARGYEFLPIDVYTSAGFKFTIEDGKIRIPLIALNGLGGAVIENLIKERDGSKFLSYEDLKRRTKISQTIIEKLKSINAVDSLSETNQISLF